The Tenacibaculum sp. MAR_2010_89 sequence GAGAAAAACTTTATGAAGAATTACTTGCAAATGGGGAAAACACGTCTCCTACTTATCATGAAAAAATCATGATTGCAAAAAACCAAGAGATTGACTACAAACATATAAGGCAAAAAATCATAGAATTATGTATCTCAAATGGTGATCATAATAATCAAAAGACTGTACAATTTATAAAAGATATTGTTCCTGAATACATCTCAAAAAATTCGATTTACGAGAAATTAGATTCTACAATCAAAAATTAAATTAGTACTTTCGCAAAAAATTTTCAACAAATGCAAAAAGTAAAAAAAATTGTTTTAACTTTATTTATTACAATTCTTTCATCGTGTGTCTCTAAAAAAGCCATTGTGTATTTTCAAAATGATCAAGTAGAGCAAGCAAAAGTTTCGAATAGTTATAAAACAGTATTCAAACCAGATGATTTACTCCAAATAACTGTATCAGCCTTAGACATTGAAGCTGTAAAGCCTTTTAATCTTCCAGCTGTAACCTACTCAACTACTACAAATAGTGTTATTGGTACCCCTCAACAACAAGCTTATTTAATTGACAATAAAGGATATATTGATTTTCCTTTATTAGGACGTTTAAAAATTGCGGGGTTAACAAGGTCTGAAACTATAAAACTATTGAAAAATAAATTAGATCCTGATTACATAAAGAACCCTACTATTAATATTATAATTTCTAACTTTAAAATAACTGTTTTAGGAGATGTAAAAACACCTGGTTCTTACAAGATACCTAATGAAAGGATAACTGTTTTAGATGCTATAGGATTAGCTGGTGATTTAAATATTTCTGGGATAAGAAATATTGAAGTTAAAAGAGAAGAAGGCAAGAAGATAACCACTTATAAATTAGATTTAAGGTCTAATAAACTTTTCACATCACCTGTTTATTATTTACAACAGAATGATATCGTATACGTCCAACCTAATAAAGCTAAATCACAATCTGCTTCTTATAATCAAAATACTGGTTTATTTATTTCAATAGGATCAATACTTATTTCTTTAATTACTATCCTAACTAGATAATATACTATGGAAAAAGAACAATATACTCATAAAATACAAGATAACGATACAATAAATATTAGAGCTGAATTAGAAAAATATCTTATACATTGGAAATGGTTTGTTTTAGGTTTATTTTTAGCTTTTATTGGAGCTTTTATCTATCTAAGATATTCTACTCC is a genomic window containing:
- a CDS encoding polysaccharide biosynthesis/export family protein, yielding MQKVKKIVLTLFITILSSCVSKKAIVYFQNDQVEQAKVSNSYKTVFKPDDLLQITVSALDIEAVKPFNLPAVTYSTTTNSVIGTPQQQAYLIDNKGYIDFPLLGRLKIAGLTRSETIKLLKNKLDPDYIKNPTINIIISNFKITVLGDVKTPGSYKIPNERITVLDAIGLAGDLNISGIRNIEVKREEGKKITTYKLDLRSNKLFTSPVYYLQQNDIVYVQPNKAKSQSASYNQNTGLFISIGSILISLITILTR